The following are from one region of the Rosettibacter firmus genome:
- a CDS encoding MFS transporter, whose protein sequence is MTSSENVHSKSKVGKYRWVILALVFFATTVNYLDRQVISLLKDDYLEPQFNWSETDYANIVVAFQLCYALGMLVVGWFIDKVGTKLGYAISLAVWSLAAIGHAFAKSTLGFMAARGLLGLSEAGNFPAAIKTVAEWFPKKERALATGIFNSGTNVGAILAPLSVPFIAAAWGWQEAFIITGAIGLIWLIFWFAVYEIPSKHKKLSKEEFEYIHSDKDERAENENKEKVSWFKLLTYRQTWAFVIGKFMTDPVWWFYLFWLPSFLNKQYGMTKTDLALPIAVVYTLTTVGSIFGGWLSGYFIGKGWPVYKARRTAMLIFALLVLPVVFAQALGTYSYWYAVLIIGLAAASHQAWSANIFTTTSDMFPKKAVASVTGIGGMAGAIGGILIARVAGALLDHFKALGNIETGYYVMFIICGTAYLGAWVIFNLLAPQMKKVEL, encoded by the coding sequence ATGACATCTTCAGAAAATGTTCATTCGAAATCTAAAGTTGGTAAATACCGCTGGGTAATTTTAGCACTTGTCTTTTTTGCCACGACTGTTAATTATTTAGACCGTCAAGTAATTAGTCTATTAAAGGATGATTATCTTGAGCCTCAGTTTAACTGGAGTGAAACTGATTATGCAAACATTGTTGTGGCTTTTCAATTGTGTTATGCACTTGGAATGCTTGTAGTGGGTTGGTTTATTGATAAGGTTGGGACAAAACTTGGTTATGCTATTTCGTTAGCTGTTTGGAGTCTTGCAGCAATTGGTCATGCATTTGCAAAAAGTACACTTGGATTTATGGCAGCACGTGGATTATTAGGATTAAGTGAAGCAGGTAATTTTCCAGCTGCAATTAAAACAGTAGCAGAATGGTTCCCCAAAAAAGAAAGAGCTTTAGCTACTGGAATTTTTAATTCAGGTACAAATGTAGGTGCAATATTGGCACCACTATCAGTTCCTTTTATTGCAGCTGCATGGGGCTGGCAAGAAGCATTTATTATTACGGGAGCTATTGGTTTAATCTGGTTGATTTTCTGGTTTGCGGTGTACGAAATTCCTTCAAAACATAAGAAGTTAAGTAAAGAAGAATTTGAATATATTCATAGTGATAAAGATGAAAGAGCTGAAAATGAAAATAAAGAAAAAGTAAGTTGGTTTAAATTGTTAACTTATCGACAAACATGGGCTTTCGTAATTGGTAAATTTATGACTGATCCTGTATGGTGGTTCTATTTATTCTGGTTACCTTCATTTTTAAATAAACAATATGGTATGACTAAAACTGATCTGGCATTACCAATTGCTGTTGTTTATACTTTAACTACAGTTGGTAGCATTTTTGGAGGTTGGTTATCAGGTTATTTTATTGGAAAAGGTTGGCCAGTTTATAAAGCAAGAAGAACAGCTATGCTTATTTTTGCATTATTAGTATTGCCAGTTGTTTTCGCTCAGGCTTTAGGTACTTATAGCTACTGGTATGCTGTTTTAATTATTGGACTTGCAGCTGCCTCCCATCAAGCCTGGTCTGCAAATATTTTTACAACTACTTCTGATATGTTTCCCAAAAAAGCAGTTGCATCTGTTACTGGAATAGGCGGAATGGCTGGAGCTATTGGAGGAATTTTAATTGCAAGAGTTGCTGGTGCTTTGTTAGATCATTTCAAAGCTCTGGGAAATATTGAAACAGGTTATTATGTAATGTTCATTATTTGTGGTACTGCTTATTTAGGTGCATGGGTAATTTTCAATTTACTTGCACCTCAAATGAAAAAAGTTGAATTATAA
- the mtgA gene encoding monofunctional biosynthetic peptidoglycan transglycosylase, producing the protein MVKIFKVLFRTFIVFNLWVIFLLLFFRVVNPASTAFIYTNTTDNFKSLIDNDVKYKPISINKVSLYVPLAVIASEDQRFFEHFGFDFEQIEKAIKENEHRKRIRGASTITMQVAKNLFLFPSKIFFRKALEAYYTVLIECLWSKKRIIEVYLNSAEMGKNIYGIYEASKIYYKKAPIKLSKLESATIAAVLPNPKKRNPLKPSSYLLHRRIKIMEQMDLIGGRLYIKKML; encoded by the coding sequence ATGGTAAAGATATTTAAAGTTTTATTCCGAACCTTTATTGTATTTAATTTGTGGGTAATATTTCTTCTTCTTTTTTTTAGAGTTGTTAATCCTGCTTCTACTGCATTTATCTATACAAATACTACTGATAATTTTAAATCACTTATCGATAACGATGTAAAGTATAAACCAATCTCTATCAATAAAGTCTCTTTGTATGTACCATTAGCTGTTATAGCTTCGGAAGACCAGAGATTTTTTGAACATTTTGGTTTTGACTTTGAACAGATTGAAAAAGCTATAAAAGAAAATGAACATAGAAAAAGAATTCGAGGTGCAAGTACAATTACAATGCAGGTTGCAAAGAATTTATTTTTATTCCCATCAAAAATATTCTTTAGAAAAGCACTCGAAGCATATTATACAGTTCTTATAGAATGTTTATGGTCAAAGAAAAGAATAATCGAAGTTTATTTAAATTCAGCAGAAATGGGAAAAAATATTTATGGAATATATGAAGCATCAAAGATTTATTATAAGAAAGCTCCAATTAAATTAAGCAAATTAGAATCTGCAACAATAGCTGCAGTTTTACCAAACCCTAAAAAGAGAAATCCTTTAAAGCCAAGCAGTTATTTATTACATAGAAGAATTAAAATAATGGAACAAATGGATTTAATTGGTGGAAGATTGTACATTAAAAAAATGTTGTAA
- a CDS encoding ferritin produces the protein MISNNMEKALNEQLNAELFSSYLYLSMAAYFESKNWFGFAKWMKKQSEEEYGHAMKFFGYINEVGKKVTLEKIEKPKNEWQSHLEIFEEALKHEQYITKRINDLVNLAIKENDHATNNFLQWFVKEQIEEVSSVQKIVETLKLIGDQAGSLFMLDHELGKRE, from the coding sequence ATGATATCAAATAATATGGAAAAAGCATTAAATGAACAACTAAATGCAGAATTATTCTCATCTTACTTATATTTATCTATGGCTGCATACTTTGAATCAAAAAATTGGTTTGGTTTTGCTAAATGGATGAAAAAACAATCAGAAGAAGAATATGGTCATGCAATGAAGTTTTTTGGATATATAAATGAAGTGGGTAAAAAAGTTACACTCGAAAAAATTGAAAAACCAAAAAATGAATGGCAATCTCATCTCGAGATATTTGAAGAAGCATTAAAACATGAACAATATATTACAAAAAGAATTAATGACCTTGTGAATTTAGCTATAAAAGAAAATGATCATGCAACCAACAATTTTCTACAATGGTTTGTTAAAGAACAAATCGAAGAAGTATCATCAGTTCAAAAAATTGTTGAAACTCTCAAGTTAATTGGTGATCAAGCTGGAAGTTTATTTATGTTAGATCATGAACTTGGAAAACGTGAATAA
- the rpmB gene encoding 50S ribosomal protein L28: MARRCQITGVGPVSGHNISHAHNKTKRRFLPNLQKKRIWVKELNRFVTVKLTTSALRTLAKNGTGELAKLIMEKKIKVR, translated from the coding sequence ATGGCTCGAAGATGTCAAATAACAGGGGTTGGTCCTGTAAGTGGTCACAATATTTCACATGCACATAATAAAACCAAAAGAAGATTTCTCCCAAATCTTCAAAAGAAAAGAATCTGGGTTAAAGAACTCAATAGATTTGTGACTGTGAAATTGACAACCAGTGCCTTAAGAACACTTGCTAAAAATGGGACTGGAGAATTAGCAAAATTAATAATGGAAAAGAAAATTAAAGTTAGATAG
- a CDS encoding DUF6600 domain-containing protein, with product MNRKIVYLLFLISLITTINAKQPFREHTYKIFYAPLKPYGEWIEIERDVIVWRPIRIQIGWKPYLIGRWCWTKYGWYWDSFEPFGWAVYHYGRWYYDDYYGWIWIPDDEWGPAWVEWRYDDFYIGWAPLPPYAHFRIDIGIHFTINWHSHYHYWNFVRYEHFHNHSIHHYVISSNVIPKIFNRTKYRSDYYYRDGRIINEGIEPRQIEKRINKRIREYEIRDIDSYKTFEIQRRRDENKIVIYRVNEQDYRNLDRIKDFELRRPERKSSLRRDDLIFPEREIKRRGDDSYRREENENIKGNQYNNDIIRNGVERENSRSFDRRGNENDKRNTYEKFKIDNDKSVRRLNPKREYKETERRNDGRKR from the coding sequence ATGAACAGAAAAATCGTTTATCTATTATTTTTAATTAGTTTAATTACAACAATCAATGCCAAACAACCATTTCGAGAACATACATATAAAATTTTTTATGCTCCATTAAAGCCATACGGTGAGTGGATTGAAATAGAAAGAGATGTAATTGTGTGGCGACCCATAAGAATTCAGATTGGCTGGAAACCGTATTTAATAGGAAGATGGTGCTGGACTAAATATGGTTGGTATTGGGATTCGTTCGAGCCATTTGGCTGGGCAGTATATCATTATGGTAGATGGTATTATGATGATTATTATGGCTGGATCTGGATACCAGATGATGAATGGGGACCAGCCTGGGTTGAATGGCGTTATGATGATTTTTACATAGGTTGGGCTCCGCTTCCACCTTATGCACATTTTAGGATTGATATTGGTATTCACTTTACAATTAACTGGCATTCACATTATCATTACTGGAATTTTGTAAGATATGAACATTTTCATAATCATAGTATTCATCATTATGTAATCAGTTCAAATGTAATTCCTAAAATTTTTAATAGAACAAAATATCGTAGTGATTATTACTATAGAGATGGAAGAATTATTAATGAAGGAATTGAACCTCGCCAGATTGAGAAAAGAATAAATAAGAGAATTCGTGAATATGAAATTCGTGATATAGACAGTTACAAAACTTTTGAAATCCAGAGAAGAAGGGATGAAAATAAAATTGTTATTTATAGAGTAAATGAACAAGATTATAGAAATCTGGATAGAATAAAAGATTTTGAATTGAGAAGACCAGAAAGAAAAAGTTCTCTTCGGAGAGATGATTTAATTTTCCCGGAAAGGGAAATTAAAAGAAGAGGTGATGATTCATATAGAAGAGAAGAGAATGAAAATATAAAAGGGAACCAATACAATAATGATATTATAAGAAATGGAGTAGAAAGAGAAAATTCTCGTTCTTTTGATCGCAGGGGTAATGAGAATGATAAACGAAATACATATGAAAAATTTAAAATCGATAATGATAAATCTGTTAGAAGATTAAATCCAAAAAGAGAATATAAAGAAACTGAAAGAAGAAATGATGGGAGAAAAAGATAA
- a CDS encoding thioredoxin family protein: MAVEFFLKNKLINGINYNEYFNSLKNKIELIEKNNLKEINGYPAELYKLNYQRSTRIEKTYKVNEELMRLIKYISEQYWLIITEHWCGDSAQIVPYISKIAECNEKINLIIIERDKNLDIMDMYLTNGTRSIPKLIAFDYDGKELFQWGPRPKEAQELINKAKAEGKSKKEFLELLHKWYAKDKGKSIEKEFYEIINSLINHYNQKEK, encoded by the coding sequence ATGGCAGTAGAATTTTTCTTAAAGAATAAACTAATCAATGGGATAAATTATAATGAATATTTTAATTCATTAAAAAATAAGATTGAACTTATTGAGAAGAATAATCTGAAGGAAATTAATGGATATCCCGCTGAACTATATAAATTAAATTACCAGCGTTCAACACGAATTGAAAAAACTTATAAAGTAAATGAAGAATTAATGAGATTAATTAAATATATATCAGAGCAATACTGGCTTATTATTACTGAACACTGGTGTGGAGATTCAGCACAGATAGTACCATATATTTCAAAGATTGCTGAGTGTAATGAAAAAATAAATTTAATTATTATTGAAAGAGATAAAAACCTTGATATAATGGATATGTATTTAACAAATGGGACAAGAAGCATTCCCAAATTGATTGCTTTCGATTATGATGGTAAAGAGTTATTTCAGTGGGGACCAAGACCAAAAGAGGCACAGGAATTAATTAATAAAGCAAAAGCAGAAGGAAAATCTAAAAAAGAATTCCTTGAATTATTACATAAGTGGTATGCAAAAGACAAAGGTAAATCTATTGAAAAAGAATTTTATGAAATCATTAATAGTCTTATCAATCATTATAATCAAAAGGAAAAATGA
- a CDS encoding TonB family protein, whose translation MKKIIITCFLVILSKSFAQNGIVKGYYPDGNLYYEISYVNDILDGTSYWYFPNGNLMMIKEFSKGKLHGLVREFYESGLIKEEYFVKDGIKDGTHRIYYDNGALKEINIYENGILISSKLFDYDSTYVAPPELYLAGNRQQELLKKKKQDLICDVDICPIPLGGMKIIQDNLIYPEHALMYGLEGTVILIATIDEKGDVVETEIIKGLGLGCNEAAEEAVKKTKFIPGQKDGKVVRSRVTLNVEFKIFDKSLVLNNGTFDNNKTTQENNVNNENKKQNIITSQSPENIRTKTEIICDFEECPYPVGGLRSINDHLRIPFIAKRLKLKGEIIIETFIDKFGIVRDTKVLQGIGYGCDEAVESALMETKFNPARSGGKDVDAKVKIIFPFDYND comes from the coding sequence ATGAAAAAAATTATAATTACTTGCTTTTTAGTAATATTGAGTAAATCTTTTGCTCAAAATGGTATAGTAAAAGGCTATTATCCAGATGGTAATCTATATTATGAAATTTCATATGTTAATGACATACTCGATGGAACTTCATATTGGTATTTCCCTAATGGTAACTTAATGATGATTAAAGAATTCAGTAAAGGTAAACTTCATGGTCTGGTTCGTGAGTTTTATGAAAGTGGATTAATTAAAGAAGAATATTTTGTAAAAGATGGTATTAAAGATGGCACTCATCGGATCTATTATGATAACGGAGCTTTGAAAGAAATAAATATATACGAAAATGGAATTCTTATCTCTTCAAAACTTTTTGATTATGACTCTACCTACGTAGCACCTCCAGAATTGTATTTAGCTGGCAACAGACAACAGGAATTGCTTAAAAAGAAAAAGCAGGATTTAATTTGTGATGTTGATATTTGTCCAATACCACTTGGGGGAATGAAAATTATTCAGGATAATTTAATTTATCCAGAACATGCTTTAATGTATGGACTCGAAGGAACTGTAATTTTAATAGCCACAATTGATGAAAAGGGAGATGTTGTTGAAACTGAAATCATAAAAGGTTTGGGATTGGGTTGCAACGAAGCTGCTGAAGAAGCAGTGAAAAAAACAAAATTTATTCCTGGTCAAAAAGATGGCAAAGTAGTTCGTTCAAGAGTTACACTTAATGTTGAATTTAAGATTTTTGATAAGTCTTTAGTATTGAATAACGGAACTTTTGATAATAATAAGACAACTCAAGAAAATAATGTTAATAATGAAAATAAAAAACAAAATATTATAACAAGTCAATCTCCGGAAAACATCAGAACAAAAACAGAAATAATTTGTGATTTTGAAGAATGTCCTTATCCTGTTGGTGGTTTAAGAAGCATAAATGATCATTTAAGAATTCCTTTTATAGCAAAAAGATTAAAGTTGAAGGGTGAAATTATTATTGAAACATTTATTGACAAATTTGGTATTGTACGGGATACGAAAGTTTTGCAGGGAATTGGATATGGATGTGATGAAGCAGTTGAATCTGCATTAATGGAAACTAAATTTAATCCTGCAAGATCAGGTGGTAAAGATGTAGATGCAAAAGTTAAAATCATTTTTCCTTTTGATTATAATGATTGA
- the tig gene encoding trigger factor, translating to MEYKVNQLEDSIQELEVNLTYEEILPDIEKAYEEERKNITIDGFRKGKAPISLIKKFYGEAIEHEASEKIANKKFWEIIEKENIQPISVPILTDINYVKGDKLFFKIKYEITPKIELKNYKNLEIEKPIFKVNDEEVEKEIEFLLNSNASFEEAESVENNNYRITVNLQRVDESGLPIIGQRTENIVIDLKDERVNQQIVENAIGKKVGEKFPFHFVDEHHHGEELHREEYHYEAEIIKIEKKVIPEPNEEIIKKITNNKASNLEEWKNLIRKNITEYYNEQSEDIFTNNLLNEVVKNNDFNPPPSFVESLHKRFVEYEKENAKRLRQRIDEQIVSEYYKPKAEWNAKWQIILENIAKAENITVDDSDLEKLAKEESEKIGISVEKLVKYYKDTNKIYTLLENKVINFLKENTKIKEVDAEEYLKEKRENKNET from the coding sequence TTGGAATATAAAGTAAATCAACTCGAAGATTCGATTCAAGAACTCGAAGTAAACTTAACTTATGAGGAAATATTGCCTGATATTGAAAAGGCATATGAAGAAGAAAGAAAAAATATAACTATTGATGGTTTTCGAAAAGGTAAAGCACCTATTTCGTTAATCAAAAAATTTTATGGCGAAGCAATAGAACATGAAGCAAGTGAGAAAATCGCTAATAAAAAATTCTGGGAAATTATTGAAAAAGAAAACATTCAACCTATAAGTGTTCCCATTCTTACTGATATTAATTATGTCAAAGGTGATAAACTTTTCTTTAAAATAAAATATGAAATAACTCCAAAAATAGAATTAAAAAATTATAAAAATCTTGAAATCGAAAAACCAATTTTTAAAGTCAATGATGAAGAAGTAGAAAAAGAAATTGAATTTTTACTAAACTCAAATGCAAGTTTCGAAGAAGCTGAATCAGTAGAAAATAATAATTATCGAATAACTGTCAACTTACAGAGAGTTGATGAGTCTGGATTACCAATAATTGGACAACGAACGGAAAATATTGTAATAGACTTAAAAGATGAAAGAGTAAATCAACAAATTGTAGAAAATGCTATCGGGAAAAAAGTTGGTGAAAAATTTCCATTCCATTTTGTTGATGAACATCATCATGGAGAAGAACTTCATAGAGAAGAATATCATTATGAAGCTGAAATTATAAAAATCGAGAAAAAAGTAATCCCCGAACCCAATGAAGAGATTATTAAGAAGATTACCAATAATAAAGCCTCGAATTTAGAAGAATGGAAAAACTTGATAAGAAAAAATATTACCGAATATTATAACGAACAATCTGAAGATATTTTTACAAATAATCTATTAAATGAAGTCGTAAAGAACAACGATTTTAATCCACCTCCAAGTTTTGTTGAATCACTTCACAAAAGATTTGTTGAATATGAGAAAGAAAATGCCAAGAGATTAAGACAAAGAATTGATGAGCAGATTGTATCTGAATATTACAAACCAAAAGCTGAATGGAATGCAAAATGGCAAATTATTCTTGAAAACATTGCAAAAGCAGAAAATATTACTGTCGATGATTCAGATCTTGAAAAACTTGCTAAAGAAGAATCAGAAAAAATAGGGATTAGCGTTGAAAAGCTTGTAAAATACTATAAAGACACAAATAAAATTTATACATTGCTTGAAAATAAAGTAATCAACTTCTTAAAAGAAAATACTAAAATAAAAGAAGTAGATGCAGAAGAATATTTAAAAGAGAAAAGGGAAAATAAAAATGAAACATAA
- the clpP gene encoding ATP-dependent Clp endopeptidase proteolytic subunit ClpP: MKHNNSEFPLYQKKYEIYNQLVPYVIEQTGRGERGMDIFSRLLRERIIFLGTAIDDHVASLVIAQLLFLEAEDPDKDIYLYINSPGGSVSAGLAIYDTMRYIRSKVSTICVGLAASMAAVLLAGGEEGKRSALPHSKILIHQPWVGGLQGQTTDIEIHAREMIKTRDTIYKILSEHTGKPYEQIAKDCDRDYFLTAEEAKEYNLIDNILTHRSSPTNEKDKKSA, encoded by the coding sequence ATGAAACATAATAATTCTGAATTTCCTTTATATCAAAAAAAATATGAAATATATAATCAACTTGTTCCTTATGTAATTGAGCAGACTGGCCGTGGCGAACGAGGAATGGATATTTTCTCGAGATTGCTTCGTGAAAGAATTATATTCCTTGGAACAGCAATCGACGATCATGTTGCAAGTCTTGTAATTGCTCAATTACTCTTCCTCGAAGCTGAAGATCCTGATAAGGATATTTATCTTTACATAAATTCTCCTGGAGGTAGTGTTTCTGCTGGATTGGCAATTTATGATACGATGAGATATATACGTTCTAAAGTTTCAACAATATGTGTGGGACTCGCAGCAAGTATGGCAGCAGTTCTTTTAGCAGGTGGTGAAGAAGGTAAACGCTCTGCACTCCCCCACTCAAAAATATTAATTCACCAACCTTGGGTTGGAGGCTTACAAGGTCAAACAACCGATATTGAAATTCATGCTCGAGAAATGATTAAAACTCGTGATACAATTTATAAAATACTTTCTGAACATACTGGAAAACCTTATGAACAAATTGCTAAAGACTGTGATAGAGATTATTTCCTTACTGCAGAAGAAGCAAAAGAATATAATTTAATCGACAATATTTTAACTCATCGTTCTTCACCTACAAATGAAAAGGATAAAAAATCAGCATAA
- a CDS encoding S9 family peptidase, translated as MKRIKFIFLFLFFYLPFIYPQNKLLTIEDVVINSYTKLLPSNLQQLSWIPFTDNYAYVDNPNNNAALIKFGIKSNNPDTILKLTELNKLLKSQNFNEVSHFPTINWSNKDSFYFWIENNLFTYNCITKKLTLTNSTEENADNKTIAPNSKYVAYTKANNLFISLEPSKPIQVTFETDTNIVCGQAVHRNEFGIQNGIFWSPKSNYIAFYRMDQTMVTDYPIIDISYTPAKIKNIKYPMAGQNSHHVTVGIYNLNSGKTIYLNSGEPLDQYLTCLTWSPDEKYFYIAHLNRDQNHLQLKKYDVTSGELVKILFEEKNDKYVEPENPLIFLPNSNTKFLWFSERNGFNHLYLYDTDGNLLRQVTNGNWEVTNFIGFDDKGKTILITATKESPLDRHVYKVNLENGRIERITNEQGIHNIKANYNHKFFIDSYSNLNTPRQINLLNHKGEVIKNLLTSENPLKDYKIGSTKIFSIKNDGIDLYCRMILPPDFDETKKYPVIVYVYGGPHAQEVTNSFGYGRYFLWFYMMAQKGYIIFTLDNRGSANRGLEFEQATFRRLGTIEIKDQMAGINYLKSLPYIDTTRFGVFGWSYGGFMTTSLMLRTNNTFKVGVGGGAVIDWKFYEVMYTERYMDTPQNNPDGYKEASLLNYVQNLNGKLLLVHGTSDPVVVWQHTLSFVQKATQLNKPLDYFPYIGHEHGVTGKDALHLFTKITNYFLDNL; from the coding sequence ATGAAGAGAATAAAGTTTATTTTTTTGTTTTTATTCTTTTATTTACCATTTATCTATCCCCAAAACAAATTATTGACTATTGAAGATGTTGTAATTAATTCTTACACAAAATTGTTACCTTCCAATCTACAACAATTAAGCTGGATACCTTTTACTGATAATTATGCATATGTAGATAATCCAAATAATAATGCTGCACTTATTAAATTTGGAATCAAAAGCAATAATCCCGATACTATTTTAAAACTTACAGAACTAAATAAACTATTAAAATCACAAAACTTCAACGAAGTATCTCACTTCCCTACTATCAACTGGTCAAATAAGGATTCTTTTTATTTCTGGATTGAAAATAATTTATTTACTTACAACTGCATTACAAAAAAATTAACATTAACGAATTCCACAGAAGAAAACGCAGACAATAAAACAATTGCCCCTAATTCAAAATATGTAGCATATACTAAAGCAAACAATCTCTTTATTTCACTTGAACCTTCAAAACCAATTCAAGTTACTTTTGAAACAGATACAAATATTGTATGTGGTCAGGCAGTTCATAGAAATGAATTTGGGATTCAAAATGGAATTTTCTGGTCTCCAAAATCAAACTACATCGCTTTTTACAGAATGGATCAAACTATGGTGACAGATTATCCCATAATTGATATTTCATATACCCCTGCAAAAATAAAAAACATAAAATATCCAATGGCTGGCCAAAATAGTCACCATGTAACTGTGGGAATTTATAATCTTAATTCAGGAAAAACAATTTATCTAAATTCAGGTGAACCATTAGATCAATATTTAACTTGCTTAACATGGTCTCCTGATGAAAAATATTTTTACATAGCACATTTAAATAGAGACCAAAATCATCTTCAATTAAAAAAATATGATGTTACTTCTGGTGAATTAGTAAAAATCTTATTTGAAGAAAAAAATGATAAATATGTTGAACCAGAAAATCCCTTAATATTCCTACCAAATTCTAACACAAAATTTTTATGGTTCTCTGAAAGAAATGGATTTAATCATCTTTACTTATATGATACTGATGGGAATTTATTAAGACAGGTAACTAATGGAAACTGGGAAGTAACAAACTTTATCGGCTTTGATGATAAAGGAAAAACCATTTTAATTACGGCTACAAAAGAAAGTCCTCTTGACAGGCATGTTTATAAAGTAAATCTTGAAAATGGTAGAATAGAAAGAATTACAAACGAACAGGGTATTCATAACATAAAAGCAAATTATAATCATAAATTTTTTATTGATTCATACTCAAATTTAAATACACCTCGTCAAATTAATTTATTAAACCACAAAGGAGAAGTAATAAAAAATCTTCTAACATCAGAAAATCCTTTGAAAGATTATAAAATTGGAAGCACAAAAATTTTCAGTATTAAAAATGATGGTATCGATCTTTACTGCAGAATGATTTTACCTCCAGATTTTGATGAAACAAAAAAATATCCAGTAATAGTGTATGTATATGGTGGTCCTCATGCACAGGAAGTAACAAATTCTTTTGGATATGGAAGATATTTTTTATGGTTTTACATGATGGCTCAAAAAGGTTATATAATATTTACTCTTGATAATCGTGGTTCGGCAAATAGAGGTCTTGAATTTGAACAAGCAACTTTCAGAAGATTAGGAACTATTGAAATTAAAGATCAAATGGCAGGCATTAACTACTTAAAATCACTTCCATATATTGATACAACAAGATTTGGTGTATTTGGCTGGAGTTATGGTGGATTTATGACTACATCTTTAATGTTAAGAACTAATAATACATTTAAAGTTGGTGTTGGTGGTGGAGCTGTAATTGATTGGAAATTCTACGAAGTTATGTATACAGAAAGATATATGGATACACCTCAAAATAATCCTGATGGTTATAAGGAAGCTTCGTTATTAAATTATGTCCAGAATTTAAATGGTAAACTTCTTTTAGTTCATGGAACATCTGATCCTGTTGTTGTATGGCAACATACATTATCTTTTGTTCAAAAAGCAACACAATTAAACAAACCTCTGGATTATTTCCCATACATTGGACACGAACATGGTGTTACTGGCAAAGATGCTCTTCATCTTTTTACTAAAATTACTAATTATTTTCTCGATAATTTATAA